In Labrus mixtus chromosome 11, fLabMix1.1, whole genome shotgun sequence, a single window of DNA contains:
- the pbxip1b gene encoding pre-B-cell leukemia homeobox interacting protein 1b isoform X6 gives MSGGSSTNNSWTILTPEETVAETLKPLEEGTEHHEESLPSAAGGNQPANGEGSVEEPPVEGQPVPEEQTAQLSGDASTEKHAQVPAAVTESPVPTSLEVSSSSVPDSDTLSQSEDLPEGPAQTSPDPDSFSDSYTHITPSPEEPPVYLLSTETLGGVESTQEEERLTQEATVHLLNGEGLQLEGEESDLFSRTPDIGKQAVYLVDQLVLELFSIWARRLSGEAVVEVAEESAEKTGEEGEPEVRRRRSLLAAIERIGQREEEEEGVEEFQLPPRDDDSGFSVNKCILGAVILLGLGTIFISGVLMDLDEDSDYATRELKDPELPGKQEWLNPEVPSSPVDADSTELLNKLAKENEQISVLQAQLQAQKEELKVAKGAVAEGVKERLRWEEVEKENTKGASMSPPGGQPEVSTQQTDGSIESQHKKPLDDQKEKKKDMKKNEKYKTEREKSVVKEEAKKERKDGGDWKKDKHEHAKLEKKKDKQKWNSDEAKQWKEKDKLSRGDEGKSWKDREGKKEWKDKNGGKEKKEEKDLKKKQHEKVNEGKQWRGKEEKKDWKVGRDHGEIHKVKGEWKKGKDGFKESGKDKREKKDWKEKVEKKEWKKEGDWKSKKSKDSKEWKGKGEKKQWEENKNPGKERKVKDEKKQWKEKDWKNGKDDKEWKRKDESKQWENKEEKWKREGQKEKKDWKKDKSSSQMHKDELKLKNGHEEEHLWGDRKPPHSHRQTSLEHPDYWVQQKDRLQHNAKPSQHCDSLESCAGSEGLHPVLFPEFEAILQTYLTKAEEVGVDESKRTELKKLAAEFFKDGVFVHDQMSFQEFIEDVGDILEDMVEGDEEGEEGEEEDSAIEDEMEAFEKEVMKKFAVPGAGKKEELAKGEWRREGGQGRG, from the exons GTACCAGAAGAACAAACAGCCCAGCTAAGTGGAGACGCAAGCACTGAGAAACATGCCCAAGTGCCAGCTGCTGTTACTGAATCCCCTGTTCCCACCTCTTTGGAAGTATCGAGCAGCTCTGTCCCTGACAGTGATACACTCAGCCAGTCAGAGGACCTACCTGAGGGCCCGGCACAGACCAGTCCTGACCCTGATTCATTTTCTGACTCCTACACCCACATAACCCCCTCTCCTGAGGAACCCCCAGTCTACCTGCTGAGCACGGAGACTCTGGGAGGAGTGGAGTCCACacaggaggaagagaggctCACACAAGAAGCAACAGTGCATTTGCTAAATGGGGAGGGGCTACAactggagggggaggagtcagactTGTTTTCGAGGACGCCTGATATAGGGAAACAGGCAG TGTACTTGGTGGACCAGCTGGTTTTGGAATTGTTCAGTATCTGGGCCAGGAGGTTGTCTGGAGAGGCTGTGGTTG AGGTGGCTGAGGAGAGCGCAGAGAAGACCGGCGAGGAGGGAGAGCCAGaggtgaggagaaggaggtCTCTCTTAGCTGCCATTGAGCGGATtggacaaagagaggaggaagaggaaggtgtGGAAGAGTTTCAGCTGCCTCCGCGTGACGATGACAGCGGGTTCTCCGTGAACAAGTGCATCCTGGGTGCTGTCATTCTGTTGGGCCTTGGCACCATCTTTATCTCTG GTGTCTTGATGGACCTGGATGAGg ACAGTGATTATGCTACAAGGGAGTTGAAAGACCCAGAGTTACCAGGAAAACAG gaGTGGCTTAATCCAGAGGTTCCATCGTCCCCTGTAGATGCTGACAGTACAGAGCTTCTAAATAAGTTAGCCAAAGAGAACGAGCAGATTTCTGTGCTACAAGCCCAGCTTCAG GCACAGAAAGAAGAGCTAAAAGTAGCCAAGGGAGCGGTGGCAGAGGGAGTGAAGGAGCGTCTACggtgggaggaggtggagaaggaaaACA CAAAAGGAGCATCtatgtcgccccctggtggacagCCAGAGGTTAGCACACAGCAAACAGATGGCTCTATAGAGAGTCAACATAAGAAGCCATTGGATGaccagaaggagaaaaagaaagatatgaaaaagaatgaaaagtacaagacagagagagaaaaatctgtAGTGAAGGAAGAAGCAAAAAAGGAGCGCAAAGATGGGGGGGActggaaaaaagacaaacatgaacaTGCAAAGttggaaaagaagaaagataAGCAGAAGTGGAACAGTGATGAGGCAAAACAATGGAAGGAGAAAGATAAGTTGAGCAGAGGTGATGAAGGAAAGTCATGGAAGGACAGGGAAGGTAAGAAAGAGTGGAAAGACAAGAatgggggaaaagaaaaaaaggaggagaaagacttgaaaaaaaaacagcatgagaAAGTGAATGAGGGAAAACAATGGAGGGgtaaggaggagaagaaggattGGAAGGTAGGAAGAGACCATGGAGAGATTCACAAGGTCAAGGGCGAATGGAAGAAAGGAAAGGATGGCTTCAAAGAAAGTGGCAAAGACAAACGGGAGAAAAAAGATTGGAAAGAGAAAGTAGAGAAGAAAGAGTGGAAGAAAGAGGGCGACTGGAAGagtaaaaaaagcaaagatagTAAAGAATGGAAaggaaaaggtgaaaagaaacagTGGGAAGAGAACAAAAATCCTGGTAAAGAAAGAAAGGTGAAGGATGAGAAGAAACAATGGAAGGAGAAGGATTGGAAAAATGGAAAGGATGATAAGGAGTGGAAGAGAAAAGATGAGAGTAAACAGTGGGAAAACAAGGAAGAAaagtggaagagagagggacagaaagaaaagaaagattggAAGAAGGACAAGTCAAGCTCCCAGATGCACAAAGATGAGCTCAAGTTGAAAAATGGCCATGAAGAAGAGCATCTATGGGGAGACAGGAAGCCTCCTCACTCACACCGCCAGACCTCCCTGGAGCATCCTGACTACTGGGTCCAGCAAAAAGACCGCCTCCAGCACAACGCCAAACCATCACAGCATTGTGACTCACTGGAGTCCTGTGCCGGATCAGAGGGGCTGCACCCTGTCCTCTTCCCTGAGTTTGAAGCCATACTCCAAACGTACCTAACCAAGGCTGAGGAGGTGGGAGTGGACGAATCCAAAAGAACAGAGCTCAAAAAGCTAGCAGCGGAATTCTTCAAAGATGGCGTCTTTGTTCACGACCAGATGAGCTTCCAAGAATTCATCGAGGATGTGGGCGACATTTTGGAAGACATGGTGGAAGGCGATGAAGAAGGGGAagaaggggaagaagaggaCAGCGCCATAGAGGACGAAATGGAGGCATTTGAAAAAGAAGTGATGAAAAAGTTTGCAGTGCCAGGagcaggaaagaaagaagagctAGCCAAAggggagtggaggagggagggtggACAAGGACGtggctga
- the pbxip1b gene encoding pre-B-cell leukemia homeobox interacting protein 1b isoform X2: MSGGSSTNNSWTILTPEETVAETLKPLEEGTEHHEESLPSAAGGNQPANGEGSVEEPPVEGQPVPEEQTAQLSGDASTEKHAQVPAAVTESPVPTSLEVSSSSVPDSDTLSQSEDLPEGPAQTSPDPDSFSDSYTHITPSPEEPPVYLLSTETLGGVESTQEEERLTQEATVHLLNGEGLQLEGEESDLFSRTPDIGKQAVYLVDQLVLELFSIWARRLSGEAVVEVAEESAEKTGEEGEPEVRRRRSLLAAIERIGQREEEEEGVEEFQLPPRDDDSGFSVNKCILGAVILLGLGTIFISGVLMDLDEDSDYATRELKDPELPGKQEWLNPEVPSSPVDADSTELLNKLAKENEQISVLQAQLQAQKEELKVAKGAVAEGVKERLRWEEVEKENSRLKKEIASLPVLQKDNERMKRELESVVALHKELEMLRSTVTELKLSPAKGASMSPPGGQPEVSTQQTDGSIESQHKKPLDDQKEKKKDMKKNEKYKTEREKSVVKEEAKKERKDGGDWKKDKHEHAKLEKKKDKQKWNSDEAKQWKEKDKLSRGDEGKSWKDREGKKEWKDKNGGKEKKEEKDLKKKQHEKVNEGKQWRGKEEKKDWKVGRDHGEIHKVKGEWKKGKDGFKESGKDKREKKDWKEKVEKKEWKKEGDWKSKKSKDSKEWKGKGEKKQWEENKNPGKERKVKDEKKQWKEKDWKNGKDDKEWKRKDESKQWENKEEKWKREGQKEKKDWKKDKSSSQMHKDELKLKNGHEEEHLWGDRKPPHSHRQTSLEHPDYWVQQKDRLQHNAKPSQHCDSLESCAGSEGLHPVLFPEFEAILQTYLTKAEEVGVDESKRTELKKLAAEFFKDGVFVHDQMSFQEFIEDVGDILEDMVEGDEEGEEGEEEDSAIEDEMEAFEKEVMKKFAVPGAGKKEELAKGEWRREGGQGRG; this comes from the exons GTACCAGAAGAACAAACAGCCCAGCTAAGTGGAGACGCAAGCACTGAGAAACATGCCCAAGTGCCAGCTGCTGTTACTGAATCCCCTGTTCCCACCTCTTTGGAAGTATCGAGCAGCTCTGTCCCTGACAGTGATACACTCAGCCAGTCAGAGGACCTACCTGAGGGCCCGGCACAGACCAGTCCTGACCCTGATTCATTTTCTGACTCCTACACCCACATAACCCCCTCTCCTGAGGAACCCCCAGTCTACCTGCTGAGCACGGAGACTCTGGGAGGAGTGGAGTCCACacaggaggaagagaggctCACACAAGAAGCAACAGTGCATTTGCTAAATGGGGAGGGGCTACAactggagggggaggagtcagactTGTTTTCGAGGACGCCTGATATAGGGAAACAGGCAG TGTACTTGGTGGACCAGCTGGTTTTGGAATTGTTCAGTATCTGGGCCAGGAGGTTGTCTGGAGAGGCTGTGGTTG AGGTGGCTGAGGAGAGCGCAGAGAAGACCGGCGAGGAGGGAGAGCCAGaggtgaggagaaggaggtCTCTCTTAGCTGCCATTGAGCGGATtggacaaagagaggaggaagaggaaggtgtGGAAGAGTTTCAGCTGCCTCCGCGTGACGATGACAGCGGGTTCTCCGTGAACAAGTGCATCCTGGGTGCTGTCATTCTGTTGGGCCTTGGCACCATCTTTATCTCTG GTGTCTTGATGGACCTGGATGAGg ACAGTGATTATGCTACAAGGGAGTTGAAAGACCCAGAGTTACCAGGAAAACAG gaGTGGCTTAATCCAGAGGTTCCATCGTCCCCTGTAGATGCTGACAGTACAGAGCTTCTAAATAAGTTAGCCAAAGAGAACGAGCAGATTTCTGTGCTACAAGCCCAGCTTCAG GCACAGAAAGAAGAGCTAAAAGTAGCCAAGGGAGCGGTGGCAGAGGGAGTGAAGGAGCGTCTACggtgggaggaggtggagaaggaaaACAGTAGGTTGAAGAAAGAAATTGCATCTCTTCCTGTCCTTCAGAAAGACaatgagaggatgaagagagagctGGAGTCTGTCGTGGCCCTACACAAAGAACTAGAAATGCTGAGATCCACTGTGACTGAATTAAAACTCTCCCCAG CAAAAGGAGCATCtatgtcgccccctggtggacagCCAGAGGTTAGCACACAGCAAACAGATGGCTCTATAGAGAGTCAACATAAGAAGCCATTGGATGaccagaaggagaaaaagaaagatatgaaaaagaatgaaaagtacaagacagagagagaaaaatctgtAGTGAAGGAAGAAGCAAAAAAGGAGCGCAAAGATGGGGGGGActggaaaaaagacaaacatgaacaTGCAAAGttggaaaagaagaaagataAGCAGAAGTGGAACAGTGATGAGGCAAAACAATGGAAGGAGAAAGATAAGTTGAGCAGAGGTGATGAAGGAAAGTCATGGAAGGACAGGGAAGGTAAGAAAGAGTGGAAAGACAAGAatgggggaaaagaaaaaaaggaggagaaagacttgaaaaaaaaacagcatgagaAAGTGAATGAGGGAAAACAATGGAGGGgtaaggaggagaagaaggattGGAAGGTAGGAAGAGACCATGGAGAGATTCACAAGGTCAAGGGCGAATGGAAGAAAGGAAAGGATGGCTTCAAAGAAAGTGGCAAAGACAAACGGGAGAAAAAAGATTGGAAAGAGAAAGTAGAGAAGAAAGAGTGGAAGAAAGAGGGCGACTGGAAGagtaaaaaaagcaaagatagTAAAGAATGGAAaggaaaaggtgaaaagaaacagTGGGAAGAGAACAAAAATCCTGGTAAAGAAAGAAAGGTGAAGGATGAGAAGAAACAATGGAAGGAGAAGGATTGGAAAAATGGAAAGGATGATAAGGAGTGGAAGAGAAAAGATGAGAGTAAACAGTGGGAAAACAAGGAAGAAaagtggaagagagagggacagaaagaaaagaaagattggAAGAAGGACAAGTCAAGCTCCCAGATGCACAAAGATGAGCTCAAGTTGAAAAATGGCCATGAAGAAGAGCATCTATGGGGAGACAGGAAGCCTCCTCACTCACACCGCCAGACCTCCCTGGAGCATCCTGACTACTGGGTCCAGCAAAAAGACCGCCTCCAGCACAACGCCAAACCATCACAGCATTGTGACTCACTGGAGTCCTGTGCCGGATCAGAGGGGCTGCACCCTGTCCTCTTCCCTGAGTTTGAAGCCATACTCCAAACGTACCTAACCAAGGCTGAGGAGGTGGGAGTGGACGAATCCAAAAGAACAGAGCTCAAAAAGCTAGCAGCGGAATTCTTCAAAGATGGCGTCTTTGTTCACGACCAGATGAGCTTCCAAGAATTCATCGAGGATGTGGGCGACATTTTGGAAGACATGGTGGAAGGCGATGAAGAAGGGGAagaaggggaagaagaggaCAGCGCCATAGAGGACGAAATGGAGGCATTTGAAAAAGAAGTGATGAAAAAGTTTGCAGTGCCAGGagcaggaaagaaagaagagctAGCCAAAggggagtggaggagggagggtggACAAGGACGtggctga